A segment of the Corythoichthys intestinalis isolate RoL2023-P3 chromosome 16, ASM3026506v1, whole genome shotgun sequence genome:
ACCTACAGCAGAGTAGAgaaagtaatattatttattataaatatttactGTATCACTCATCTCTCGTGGAGAACTTTTCATGCGGAAAAGTACACTGCAGTAAATGCATGACTGGCAATGAGCTTGGTTGGAATAGTAGCGATTAACCTAACTGggaattagacatgtgccgattttaAGGTATACcgcggtatgaaaacgtcaaggtttcaataccgcaaaaattttccgtcatactgtccctaaggtattagctatttttttatgtcccaaaaatgcaggaagAAATCCctcccttgcagctgcaaggctcagccctcccccaccggttgttgctcagtgtcagtgagtcagctgtgcttcacgatggctggaggaggtgaaactcctgaactttttcccccatcgaagaaaacaaaatcgctggtatcaGAATGGGtatgggaatacaacagacgagTTACATACAgacagccgcggcttagaggaggaggaccaaccgacatgtaaaacatgtttgcggagggtggctgccgtggAGTCAATACCTCTAatgtgattttgcatttatacaaaattaaaggttgttaaacactgtcatgaaagtttcccaccagctacgagagttaactccagcgtgtttagtgtgtctagcggtggtaaaactgtaaaacgtggcatttttttcctctctgttggtgtttttttcctctctggaaactgtctgtgttgagaaagagagtgtgagtataatgtaaacatgatacgagtcatacacacgtgctttttatggaaaataattatttttgttttgatggtaataatgttgagctgtggctgtgggtttaggctcatctaaaggactgcatttatcttATTCAGAATATTAGTTATTTTTatgtaatttattttcatttaacatTATACATATGTTCCagtttgctaatgttttgaaaaattaaaatcctgtttaatggaaaaaagtgttgttgtttttttgttttttttttaaaacccagatatctaAAGGAACACATttaagagctgtaattgcaataccgtgaaaccgtgacattttggcttaaggttatcatacggtCAGAATATCattccggcacatgcctactgggTACCTTTATAAATATAGCTGGTGCACCACTTGCCAAATAAATATGTCTGTAGACCTCTCATGTGCATTATCTGAGATGCATAACTTTCTTTCGCAGCCATCTTATTCTTCCCATTTTTGTTTTGGATTTTATTCAGATGCAGAGAAAGCTGAGAAGTCAAAAGCCCGTAAGTAGAGAAATGTTTTTGGGAAATAGGATAGAAATAGAAATCTTTCATAACTGAAGGTTGAATATAGTTTGTTCCCAATTCAAATGCCGACAGCTAAAGTCGAGTTCAACTGGCGTGATGCTCTGGACTTGGAAGGCCTCCTGACCGAGGAGGAGGTCCTGATCAGAGACTCTTTCAGAACCTACTGCCAAGATAAACTGATGCCTCGCATCATTTTAGCAAACAGAAATGAAGGTAATAGACCTGCGCTACATCTTACTGAGACAGTGTCGTAAATTATTTAAGGAAGCATTTTACTCCACAGGTAGACCTGATTGAGTGAAAGAAACACAGACTTTTAATAAGTTCTATTTTATTGAGTTTGGTAGTGATTTTTAATCCATCAAATATACCATTGTCATACATCAACATGTCAATATCtgataaaatacatattttttgcaATTCAAAACACAATTTGTGTCATTTTCTTAAAGTGTTCCACAGAGAAATCGTGTCTGAGATGGGGGAGATGGGCGTCCTGGGTCCAACCATTAAAGGTCAGTGTCTACTTTATAATCCCCACCTGTGTATGTGAACATTGCACACCTACAAACTTCCTCAATTAATCATTATTTAACGGGTGTTAAtattaaaaacttaaaatgtcACGTGACATGAACTGCCTTATATGGCTATATTTATACATCATATATCAACATTTCTATCCTTTGGTTGGATTTAAAGGTTATGGCTGTGCTGGGACAAGCTACGTGGCCTATGGTTTGATCGCTAGAGAAGTAGAGAGTGTGGACAGCGGCTACCGTTCAGTCATGAGTGTGCAGTCGTCGCTGGTCATGCATCCCATTAATGCCTATGGCACTGAGGAGCAGAAGCAGAAGTACCTGCCCAAGCTGGGTAAGAACAAGTTGTCAGAAACTGCTGAACAGTGAATAAACATCGCAAAAACATGTTGTTTCCATATTTAGCTCGTGGAGAGATCCTAGgttgttttggcctgacagAGCCAAATCACGGCAGTGACCCAAGCAGCATGGAGACGAGAGCAAAGTACAACCCGTCCAGCCGCACCTACTCCCTTACTGGCTCCAAGACATGGTGACTTTTTGCTTTAAGTGTGGTGGTCAAACTGGAGACTAGGCTTGCCCAATAattcaatgttatatttttttaaattgtcgatgattaaaaaataatttgaattcATTGTTGAAAGATGTAATGTACTAAGTAACCACACGGTGGCAGTCTTTATTCATGAATTTCCTTGAGTTACATCAGCTCAAAGTCAGACTTAATTATAATACTGGATTGGTATACTGTATAAATGATTCTGAAATATATTAGTTATTTCCTcctacatttcaaaaacatgcCTTTtaggttaacaaaaaaaattatggatTGACGCAATGGAATTGATATCTGCCGTTTATAAAACCTATTCGGCACCCTTTTACCTGCTAGCTTGTGTATCCAAGAAGAGCCAATACAAGAGATATTTTAATTGTCCTCTTTTAaaattgaatggatgtaaacagAATTACTCTGGTCTTTTTGTTGCTCCACTTGACAGGATCACCAACTCCCCCGTGGCGGACATCGCAGTGGTGTGGGCAAAATGTGATGACGGGAAGATTCGCGGCTTTATCTTAGAGCGAGGCATGAAAGGCCTGTCCACTCCTAAGATTGAGGGCAAGTTTTCACTGAGAGCATCCGCCACTGGCATGATCCTCATGGATGAGGTGGAGGTTCCCGAGGAGAATCTGCTTCCCTATGTGTCTGGCCTAAAGGTGAGTGGAGTTCCTATTCTCACAAAGATAAGAACCAGAAATAAAATTTATTGGTCAAAATAACTGAAATTGGCATCAATGCTTCCAGGGTCCATTTGGCTGCTTGAACAATGCTCGTTATGGCATCGCTTGGGGTACACTGGGAGCTGCAGAGTTCTGTTTCCACACAGCTCGTCAGTACACACTTGACAGGTCAGCTAAGCAATGTCGACATGATCTTTAATCACGTTTCTTTTGCTTCGACACAGTTTTGAGTTAAAGATGCAACACTGTATCGTTTTCTATCCCTAAATCAGGATCCAGTTTGGAGTACCACTTGCACGGAACCAGCTaatgcagaaaaaaatggctgacATGCTGACAGAGATCACCCTTGGACTGCAGTCCTGTCTGCAGCTGGGAAGACTCATCGATGAGAAAAAGTAAGAAGAGTCGTTGGGGTTTTGATTTGGACGTCTGctcccgtcaatggcagttaataatgataataatgctTTCTAGAATGTCTAATCCAAGCTTGTCCATAACTAGAGCGGCTCCAGAAATGATCTCCATGCTGAAGAGGAACAGTTGCGGTAAAGCCCTGGACATTGCGAGACAGGCCAGAGACATGCTGGGAGGAAACGGCATTGCAGACGAGTACCACATCATCCGCCATGTCATGAACTTAGAGGCCGTCAACACTTATGAAGGTGCTAAGAGTTACGAAATTTGTCTACAGATGCATGTTTGTAATTTCACAATCATTTAGGGCATTTGTTTTGTTCTGCCAAACGCAAACATAGTTCAAGCCCTCATAGCTTTAGATAGCTCACAAATAGAGCATCTAGCATAGTTGCATTTTGTCAGAATACGCTTTGGCAAATTCAGTCTGCTCTCATTTATGATTTActctagggatgtccccgatccaatCACGAAAGCAGGCTGATCAGACCATTTTGcacaggtttttaatttaacacacacacacacacaaaaaatattaagggcttaaaaagtaacaaaataatccagaaatacaattacattgccaaaagaaactaaAATATATgcgttttatactccgcaacactcctggaaaacgcagaagtactgtaacatgttttaaacttttttctgggatcagatcgggactctgtattggcagattctcaaaatcaggtggaatctgactcgggtgcaaaaatatgcgatcaagATATCCCTAATTTACACACATGATCAAAAACCCTCTATTAAAACCACAGCATTCACAGAAATTTACACTGTACCAACTGTTAAATATGGAACAAAATAGGCTTGGCATATACAATATGGCCTGAAAATAAAATCTGATTTTGTTTCACCAAATATTTGATTTACCGTTTTTCATTAATtctctgccatccctcccactttaaatggattggacacctgCCGCTGCTAATATTAGCCAATGAATTAAAGAGCAAAATCAATGTCttccaaatacttttt
Coding sequences within it:
- the gcdhb gene encoding glutaryl-CoA dehydrogenase b → MALRTVCRVLAQPQRFAILSFARAQGTAASVKWDAEKAEKSKAPKVEFNWRDALDLEGLLTEEEVLIRDSFRTYCQDKLMPRIILANRNEVFHREIVSEMGEMGVLGPTIKGYGCAGTSYVAYGLIAREVESVDSGYRSVMSVQSSLVMHPINAYGTEEQKQKYLPKLARGEILGCFGLTEPNHGSDPSSMETRAKYNPSSRTYSLTGSKTWITNSPVADIAVVWAKCDDGKIRGFILERGMKGLSTPKIEGKFSLRASATGMILMDEVEVPEENLLPYVSGLKGPFGCLNNARYGIAWGTLGAAEFCFHTARQYTLDRIQFGVPLARNQLMQKKMADMLTEITLGLQSCLQLGRLIDEKKAAPEMISMLKRNSCGKALDIARQARDMLGGNGIADEYHIIRHVMNLEAVNTYEGTHDIHALILGRAITGLQSFTVDK